From the Heliangelus exortis chromosome 25, bHelExo1.hap1, whole genome shotgun sequence genome, one window contains:
- the DDX20 gene encoding probable ATP-dependent RNA helicase DDX20: MAAPAEVAERQPRPRPRTRDVLLPGGPADFGSLLLSAPVLSGLEAAGFRRPSPVQLKAIPLGRCGLDLIVQAKSGTGKTCVFSAIALEAVLLDSPATQILILAPTREIAVQIHAVITTIGIKMEGLECHVFIGGTPLNQDKARLKKCHIAVGSPGRIKQLIELDYLNTASIRLFILDEADKLLEEGSFQEQINWIYSSLPANKQMLAVSATYPESLADALTRYMREPTFVRLNPTDPSLIGLKQYYKIVNSHPLPHKTFEEKTQHLQELFSKIPFNQALVFSNLHSRAQHLAEILTSRGFPAECISGSMNQTQRLDAMAKLKQFHCRVLISTDLTSRGIDAEKVNLVVNLDVPLDWETYLHRIGRAGRFGTLGLSVTFCCRGEEENMMMKIAQKCNLQLLPLPEPIPPGMMDQFEDGDVEVKPAGCAGASVTSDTGGVRPEEPALQPAQSSSSEAPRPLSSPPVNNSSAEKPKKTLKQKQIKCTNSANPEKGGRAPQTSHCCTEQRNQVKSVSRREGQGKTQTPDEEALKKSLPRIPCLSSFKNHQNNPWSFSAFVEDYEYFIKEGMEREVEILRSFSGPGGQGELPRNGDVEWEEVEDPEPMANGEVSGDSDGSSSSRASSFSRESDSSCEAFSDAQEQNSVPTNGQGGAAFCPAPERPREVPQVPKPNQMKKKVLKQNAKQKKNQNHPFSGPARRKTEDNCSCSSWDDGVPGEAWSYKNYWKSYYQAWQNYCDAVAHYRNSYRQFSWMNAYHLNSIYLQELLKNGD, encoded by the exons ATGGCGGCGCCCGCGGAGGTTGCGGAGcggcagccccggccccggccccgcaccCGGGACGTGCTGCTGCCCGGCGGCCCCGCAGACTTCGGGTCGCTGCTGCTGTCGGCGCCGGTGCTGTCGGGGCTGGAGGCGGCGGGGTTCCGCAGGCCGTCCCCGGTGCAGCTGAAGGCCATCCCGCTGGGGCGCTGCGGGCTGG ACCTCATCGTGCAGGCCAAGTCCGGCACCGGTAAAACCTGCGTGTTCTCCGCCATCGCCCTGGAGGCCGTGCTGCTGGACAGCCCCGCCACGCAG ATCCTGATCCTGGCTCCCACGCGGGAGATCGCGGTGCAGATCCACGCTGTGATCACAACGATTGGGATCAAAATGGAAGGCTTGGAGTGCCACGTCTTCATCGGGGGGACTCCTCTGAACCAGGACAAAGCCAGGCTCAAGAAGTGCCACATAGCAGTGGGCTCCCCAG gCCGGATCAAGCAGCTGATAGAGCTGGACTACCTGAATACAGCCAGCATCAGGCTCTTCATTCTTGATGAAGCAGACAAGCTGCTGGAAGAAGGCAGCTTTCAGGAGCAAATCAA TTGGATTTACTCCTCACTGCCAGCCAATAAGCAGATGCTGGCAGTTTCAGCCACTTACCCTGAGTCATTGGCTGATGCTCTGACCAGGTACATGAGGGAGCCAACGTTTGTCAGGTTGAACCCTACTGATCCCAGTCTCATTG GGCTGAAGCAGTATTACAAAATAGTCAATTCCCATCCCCTTCCACATAAAAcatttgaggaaaaaacccagcacctccaggagtTGTTCAGCAAGATCCCATTCAACCAAGCCTTAGTCTTCTCCAATTTGCACAGCAG GGCTCAACATCTTGCAGAAATACTGACATCCAGAGGCTTCCCTGCTGAGTGCATCTCAG GCAGCATGAACCAAACCCAACGGCTGGATGCCATGGCTAAACTAAAGCAGTTCCACTGCAGGGTCCTGATTTCCACAGACTTG ACATCTCGTGGAATTGATGCTGAGAAAGTCAACCTGGTTGTCAACCTGGATGTGCCCCTGGACTGGGAGACCTACCTGCACCGCATCGGCCGGGCCGGGCGCTTCG GAACTTTAGGCCTGTCTGTGACCTTCTGCTGCcgtggggaggaggagaacaTGATGATGAAGATCGCTCAGAAATGTAATCTTCAGCTCCTCCCTCTGCCAG AGCCCATTCCTCCTGGGATGATGGATCAGTTTGAAGATGGGGATGTAGAAGTCAAACCTGCTGGGTGTGCAGGTGCCTCAGTCACTTCTGACACTGGGGGTGTCAGACCAGAGgagccagcactgcagcctgcccagagcagctcttCAGAAGCACCTCGGCCTCTTTCTAGTCCTCCAGTTAATAATTCTTCagcagaaaagccaaaaaagacTCTGAAGCAAAAGCAGATAAAGTGCACAAATTCTGCAAACCCTGAGAAGGGTGGCAGAGCCCCCCAGACTTCCCAttgctgcacagagcagaggaatCAAGTCAAAAGTGTCTCCAGAAGAGAGGGACAAGGGAAGACTCAGACTCCAGATGAGGAGgccttaaaaaaaagtcttcccaGAATTCCATGCTTGTCTTCTTTCAAAAACCACCAGAACAATCCCTGGAGCTTCTCAGCATTTGTTGAAGACTACGAGTATTTCATTAAAGAGGGAATGGAGAGAGAGGTTGAAATTTTAAGAAGCTTTTCAGGGCCAGGAGGACAGGGTGAGCTCCCCAGAAATGGGGATGTGGAGTGGGAGGAGGTGGAAGATCCAGAGCCCATGGCAAATGGTGAGGTGTCTGGTGACAGTGAtggatcatccagttccaggGCTTCCTCCTTCAGCAGGGAAAGTGACTCAAGCTGTGAAGCATTTTCAGATGCTCAGGAGCAGAATTCTGTCCCCACCAATGGCCAGGGGGGTGCAGCCTTCTGTCCTGCACCAGAGAGGCCTCGGGAGGTGCCACAAGTCCCAAAgccaaaccaaatgaaaaagaaagttctgaaacaaaatgctaaacaaaagaaaaaccagaacCATCCATTCTCTGGCCCTGCCAGGAGGAAAACTGAAGataactgctcctgcagctcttgggATGATGGTGTTCCCGGGGAGGCTTGGAGTTACAAAAACTACTGGAAATCTTATTATCAGGCATGGCAAAACTACTGTGATGCTGTGGCTCACTACAGGAACAGTTACAGACAGTTCAGCTGGATGAATGCCTACCACCTCAACTCCATCtacctccaggagctgctgaaaaatGGGGATTGA